CCGTTAGGGAAGCCCTCGGCGTTGAAAGGCTTGAGGAAATCGGCGAGAGACCGCTCAAGCTCATGGAAAGCCTGCCCCTGGGTTTTGCCGACAAGCTCTCCTCGCTGGGGAAGCTGAAGGAGATGAGCGCCTATCTCCCAAAGCTCGTGAGAAAAGCGGAGTTCACGAGGAACGTTGTGGAGGACGAGCCCCTGAACTTCGTTCCGGCCTTTAAAACGTGGCCGATGGACGGCTCGCGCTACCTCACCTACCCGCTCGTCTGCTTCTCGGACCCGAAAGGGGTTAACTCCATCAGCGTCTACCGCGTCATGCTCCTCGACGGCGAGAGGGGTGTAATCCACTGGCAGGTTCACAAGCGCGGGAGTCAGGCCTGGAGGGACTACCTCGAGAGGAACGACGGCAAAATGCCGGTCGCGATAGCGATTGGCTCCGACATAGGCACTCTATTGACGGCCGTCTCTCCCGTTCCTTATCCGATGGACAAGCTCCTCTTCGCGGGCTTCGTCCGCGGTTCGGGTTTGGAGCTCTACCGCCTGCCCAACGGCGTCCTCGTTCCGGCCAACGCGGAAGCGGTCATAGAGGGCTACGTTCAGGTTGACGAGCTGAGCGAGGAGGGCCCCTTCGGCGACCACTTCGGCTTCTACGATAAGCCGAGCGAGAGGAACGAGCTCTACCCCATTTTCCACGCCGAGAGGATTTACTACCGAGATAACCCGATTTACTACGGCTCCGTCGTCGGGAAACCGCCGTTGGAAGATGCCGTAATCGGAAAGGCCATCGAGAGGATTTTCCTCCCGTTGATGAGGGTCGTTTTGCCGGAGGTCGTCGATGTGAACTTTCCTGAATACGGTGTCTTTCAGGGCGTCGCGATAGTCTCGATAAAGAAGCGCTACCCCGGGCAGGGGAAGAAGGTTCTCAACGCGCTCTGGGGAACGGGGCAGATGGCGCTGACGAAGGTCATAGTGGTTGTCAGCGACGACATCAACCCCCACGACATAGACCAGGTGATATGGGCGATAGCTTCCTTCGTGAACCCCGAGCGGGACGTTTTAATAATCCCGCACGCCCACACAGACGCGCTCGACCCGGCCGTTCCGAGGCCTCCGCTCGGGAGCAAGCTCGGCATAGACGCCACCAGAAAGCTTCCTGAGGAGATGGACGGCAGGGTCGTGGAGGAGGTTAAAGAAGACCCCGAAGTCCTTGAAAGGCTCGAAGGGCTTTTCAAGAAATACCTCGGTGGTGGCGATGGCCTTTGACCCCGGAGAGGTGAGGGAAGCCAACAGGTTTCACGCTCTCATGAGGCTCGTCAGGATAGAGCACACGCTCTTCAGCCTGCCCTACGCCTACGTCGGCGCTTTCCTCAGCGGTTTCCCTGTAACCCTGAGGGAGCTAATCCTGATGAGCCTTGCCCTGCTCGGGCTCAGGACCTCTGCTTTGGCCTACAACAACATAGCCGACCTCGACATAGACAGCCAGAACCCGAGGACGTGGAACAGACCGCTGATTAGAGGGGCTGTTAGGGTGAGCGACGCCTGGTGGCTCGTCGTCGTTGGCTCAGTAATCTACTTCGTCTCGGCAGTCCTATTAAACCGCTGGACAGCCCTGCTCAGTCCGATTCCCTGGTTAATAGCGATGAGCTACTCCGGAGCTAAAAGAAAGCACAGCTTCCCTCATCTCCACCTCGGATTAACGCTCGCCCTGGCCGTTGCGGGCGGAACGATAGCCGTCGCTGGAAACGCTCCTTTCATGGAAGTCCTCGCGCGGATTCCCTGGGCGTTCTTCTTCGGTGTCCTCTTCTGGGTGGCAGGCTTCGACACGATATACACGATAATGGACTACGAGTTCGACGTTAAGCACGGCGTTGGAAGCATCCCCGCGAGGTTTGGCATAGAGAAGGCCCTCAAGATTGCCCTCGCCTTTCATCTTCTCGCTATAGGCCTCTTCGGCCTGGCTGGATTTCTCTACGGCCTCGGCCGGGTTTATCTAGCCGGCTGGCTCGTCGCGAGCGCCCTAATCCTCTACGAGAACGCAATCGTCTGGAAGAGCCTTGACAACGTTCCAAAGGCATTCAACCTCAACATTCCAATCGGCCTAATCCTCACGCTTTCGGCCATAGCGGACAAGCTTTTAGGAGGGATTTGAATGAGAAAAGCTTTGGCGTTGCTCCTAATCGGGCTGGTTGTGATGGTTTCGGGTTGCATAAGCTCGAACTCGACCACAAACACCTCCACAAAGGCGGAGCTTCCCACCGTTAAAGCCGCGACCCTGCTTGGAGGAATCAGCACGCTCGATATAATGCAGGCCAAGGGTTTTGACAGGGAGAACGGCTTCAAGGTCGAGGTTCTCAGGCTCGGCAAGACCCCCGACATAATAGCGGCCCTCGAAAAGGGGGAAACGGACTTTGCGGTCATTCCCGCTGAGATGGCGGCTAAGTTGGCCCAGAGCGGGGTTAGAATAAAAATCATCGGCGTTGACATGTTTCAGAACCAAGCGATAATCGGGAAGGAGGATATGAACCCCGCCGAGCTGAGGGGTAAGAAAATCGGCGCCGTCGTCGCTTCCGGAACCTTCAAGCTCTTCCAGGCTTACATGAAGGTCCTCTACAACCTCACTCCAGAGGATTACACCGTCGTGAACGTCCCGCCCGGCTCGGTTGAGGACTCGCTCAAAAGCGTTGACGCCGTCGTAATCTGGGAGCCGATTGTAAGCCAGCTTATAGTGAAGAACTACACGGTAATAGCGACGTTTTCAGAGCTCTGGAACGAGGCCAGAGAGCGTGGCATAGTTCAGGGACCGCCGGTAATGCTCGTCTGGGTCGTCAGGGAGGACTTCCTTGAAAAGCACAGGGATTTGGTCGATGCCTTCATAAAGGCCCAGATTGAGAGCGCCGAGTTCTGGAAAACTCACCCCGCCGAGACGAAGGAAATCTTCGGAAAGCTCTACCACCTCGATGAAAAAACGCTTGACCTTCTCTACAACAGAACAGAAATTAACGACGAGAGGCTCAACGATGAGCTGATAACCGGCATCAAGAGCGAGTGGAAGCTGGCCTACCTCGGGGGCTACCTGAAGGAGAACCCCGAGAACCTCGACATCTTCTACAGGGGTTGAGCATGAGGGGCTGGCTCTACCTTTTCCTCTTTGCACTGGCCTCATGGCTCGTCCTGTCCCACCTGTATCCAGCCCTAATCCCCACCCCGGCTGAGACTTTGGCGTTCTACCGCGAGGTTGGGCTTTCCCTAATCCTCTCCTCGCTTCTGCTGACGCTCTACCACAGTTTCTCCGGCTTTCTGGTCGCTTCCCTTCTGACGGGCCTCGCGATGCTTCTGGCGCTCTACTCAAAGGCCTTCAGGGACTTTCTGAACGCTTTAAACGTCTTCCTCCAGAGCGTCTCGGTCCTCGTCTGGACGATAGTCTTCATAATGCTCTTCGGCGTTACGAGTTCAATCGCGACGATACTCGTTACCGCGATGGCGTCCTTTCCGGCACTGCTTTCGGCCGGAGTGAGCTCGAGCGAAAAGGTGATAGAAAAATACCGCCCGCTGATAGTTCTTCTCAAACCCTCAAAGCTTCAGCTCTACCGGCACTTCATCGTCCCGGGAACGCTCCCCGAGATGGTCTCGGCAGGCAGAGTCGCCCTGGGAATAGCGCTCAGGATAAGCGTCGTTGCCGAGGCTTTTGGCTCCGCTGGCGGAATCGGCTACCAGCTCGTCTACTCCTACGATTTGGGAATTAAAGCCGGAGTCTTCGCGTGGGCACTGCTCCTCATAGCGCTTATGATAGCCCTCGACCAGCTTTTACTAAGGAGGCTCGAGGAATGGGTGAAAGGCTGGTACTGGTGAGAAATCTGAAAAAGTCCTTCAGCGAGCCCATACTCGACGGGGTTAGCCTTGAGGTTAGGGCCGGCGAGGTGGTCGGCCTCATCGGGCCGAACGGGACCGGAAAGAGCACCCTCGTGAAAATTCTGGCGGGAGTTGAGAATCCCGATTCGGGCGAGGTCTTTGTGAAGAACCCCTCTGTCCTCTATCAGGAGGACTACCTTCTCCCCTGGAAGAGGTTGAGGGACAACGTCTGCCTGCCGGCCCGCTTCAGGGGAAGGGAGTGCAGGCTCGAATACGTTGAGAGACTCGGCCTGGAGAACTACCTCGACCTCTATCCAAAGGAAGTGAGCGGGGGGACGAGGAGGAAGGCCTCTCTCCTGCGCGCCCTGCTCATGGACTTCGACGTTCTAATTCTGGACGAGCCCTTTACCGGCCTCGACGCGCGCTCCAAAGAAGAACTTCTTTCCATAATTCGGGAATTAGCTAATTCTGGAAAAGGTGTTCTGGTCGTCTCGCACCAGCTCGAGGAGCTCTTCAAGGTCGCCGACAGGGTCTACCTCATAGGTGGAAGGCCCGCGAAGATAAAGAAGGTCCTCGGGAGGGAGGAGCTTGGTAAAGGAGCTCTTTGACAGCATCGCGGAGCGCTACGATTTGACCAACAGGCTGATAAGCCTTGGTCTCGACAGGCTATGGAGGAGAAAGGCCTGTGAGGAGGTTTTAAAGTCCCTTAAGGTTCGCGAAAGGCCGTTAAAAATCCTTGACGTGGCCTGCGGAACGGGAGACATGATGCTCTGCATGAGGAAGAGGCTTGAAAAGAGAAACCTATCCGGCGAGTTCTATGGCCTCGACTGTAGTGAGGAGATGCTCAGGATAGCGAGGAGGAAGGTTCCCTTCGCGAGGCTGAGCGTTGGAACTGCCGAGGAAATGCCCTATCCCGATGGGAGCTTTGATATAGTCAGCGTCGCCTTCGGCCTCAGGAACTTTTCCGACAGGGAAAAAGCCATAAAGGAACTCCACCGCGTTCTGAAGCCTGGCGGAAGGCTCGTAATCCTTGAGTTCTCAAAGAATCCCTCGCTTCTCGGGAAGATGGCATGGCTATACACGAGAACGGTTGTTCCCATCATCGGAAAGCTGACGACGGGCAACGAAAAAGCTTACGAACACCTTGTCAGCTCGATAGATGCCTTTTCCTCGCCGGAGGAACTTAGGGGAGAGTTCGAGAAGAGGGGTTTTAGGGCAAAACGCCTCCGCTGGCTCTTCCCGAGGATAGCGTTCATTCTCGTTCTGGAGAGGCTCTGATGAGCCTCACGGCACCGTTGACGAGCCGTTCCTCCTCAACGTTGAAGCCTTCCACCCGAAGGAGCTGAGCTATGTTAGTTCTGAAGTCAGTTCCCGTGAGCCTTGATGTTAACGCGCTTATCCCGGAGAGCAACGCCCTGAAAGCCCTGTTTTCAGGAGGGGAACACTCCATAGCGAGGAGAAAGCCGTTCGGCTTTAGAACCCGGTTTATCTCCCGAATGACCCTTTCCTTCTCCGGGACGACGCAGAGGAAGAAGGTAGAAACCACGGTCTCGAAGCTCTTATCTGAGAATGGGAGGCTTCTTGCGTCCGCTTGAATCAGCTTAACCGGGACTTCGGCTCTTTTCTTTTTCGCCTTCTCGAGCATTTTTCTGCTGATGTCGACGCCGAGTACTTCCTCAACGTTTCTGTAGAACGGAAGGTTCAGCCCGGTTCCAACGCCAAGCTCTAGGACCCTGCCTTTAGCCCGGGAAATCAGCCTTTTTCGCGCTTTTCTTATTCCGGTAGGCCTTTCGAGGAGACCGTTGATGGGCTCATAGACGTAGCTCGCTAAGTTATATTTCACCTCAACCCCTCCGCCGTCCATTTAATTGACTCGTCGAGGCTCCTGAGCGCTCCCAAAAGCTCAAGGGCGTCGTTTCTCTCGCAGGTGTTCTCGGTTAAGGCCATGAGGAGAGAACCGTCAAGCCTCCCGAGGAGCCTTAGGACTCGCTCTGGAGCTGGAAGAAGGAGCATTCTTTTCCCGGCCCCTTCCATAACTTTCCTCACGAGCTCGCCGAGTGAAATGACTTCCCCTCCGCAGGCGTTGAACTTGCCCTTTTTGCCTTCCACGAGTTTTAGGTGAAGCCCGGCCAAATCCCTCAAATCAATCGGCTGGACAGGCGTTTTCAGGTTCGGAAAGACCTTAAACCGTATGGCATCGCGGAAGAGCCTCTGCCCCTGACCGAGGACGAACGAGGGTCTCACTATCGCGTGGTTTTTAACTTCCCTCACGGCCCTCTCGCCAAGGGCCTTGGTTCTGAAGTAAGGAACCCTTGAGTTCTCGTCCGCTCCAAGAGCGCTCGTGTGAATCAACCGCGAGCCGGTTCTTCTCACGCCTTCAGCGATAAGCCTCGGGATTTCCACGTGAGCCGTTTGGTAGTCGCCCCTGAGGACACCTATGAAGTTGACCACCACGTCGGGGTTCAGCCTTTCGATTAAGGCCGGTATTTCGGAAGATTCGGAAAAGCGGACAGTTTTAAAGCCCTCAACCGACCTTCTGACGGCGAGAACTACTTCGTCAACCCCGGAAAGGCGAGAAGAAACGAAAGAGCCAATGAAGCCAGTCCCGCCGAAGACGAGAATCAACTCACCCACCCTGGGCTAAGAGCGTTCTCAGCTGGGCTTTCCTCGCGCCCAGCTCCCTGTCGAGCATGAAGAGGCCGTGCGGATTGTCGCCGATTATCCTAAGCTTGTCCACTATCGCCTTTGTGCTCGCTTCTTCCTCGACCTGCTCCTCGACAAACCACTGGAGGAACTGATAGGTCGCTCTGTCCTTCTCCTCCTCGGCCAAATCAACGAGCTTGAAGATGGACTGCGTAACGCCGACCTCGTGGAGGTAAACCGCCTCAAATGCCTTGAGCGGGCTCTCGAAGTCCTGCTTGGGCTTCTCAATCCTCTCAAGCTCGACCGTTCCTCCCCTGTTGAAGATGTAGTCGTAGAACTTCATCGCGTGCCCGAGTTCCTCCTCCGCCTGTGCCTCCATCCAGCTGGCAAAACCGTCGAGGCCCTTCTCCTTGAAGTAGGCCGCGATTCCAAGGTAGAAGTAGGCAGAGAAGAGCTCCTTGTTGAGCTGTTCGTTCAGGGCTTTGAGCATCCTTTCGCTCAGCATGATATCACCTCACTCTTTCTTGTTTTCGAACCTTATAAGTTTATCTATCGAACCTTAGAACAGGGCTGTCAGAGTGAATGTATTTGGGCGTTTCATTGGCAGTTCTCCAAAAACCCACCTTTGTGTAATCAAAACGCCAATCTATCCTTGAAAGTTCGGGAAAAATTTTGTCGTTCTGTCAGAGGCGTTTTAGATTAGCCTACCAAAAGTTCATTAGGGAAACCGAAAAAGTTATATCTCAGAACATCACTGGTCAGTATCGGGAACAAACCCACATAAGTGGGTAAGGAGGTGATTGGAAATGGCAAAGACTACCTTTGAGGAGGAGATTTACCTTAGGGCCCTGACCGGAAGGCTCGTTGGAAAGGCGCTGGCGGACCTCGGACTCAACAAGGTTGCCGTCGTGGCAAGCAAGAACATCATCTGCTCAAGCATCGCGACCGCGACCGAGGCGACCTTCATAACCCTCAGCGGGGGCGTTACCTACCACTTCCTCGCCGAGAAGGGCAGGGAGGCCGAGCTTGCCGAGCGCGTCAAGGAGTTCGCCCCCCAGGTTACCGTCCTCCAGTTCGGCGGTGAAACTCCAATAGAGGAAACCAAGGGGATATTCGTCGAGACCCTCAGACAGTTCGCCGAGAAGGACGTTCCCGGTGC
The Thermococcus sp. 21S9 DNA segment above includes these coding regions:
- a CDS encoding 4-hydroxybenzoate octaprenyltransferase: MAFDPGEVREANRFHALMRLVRIEHTLFSLPYAYVGAFLSGFPVTLRELILMSLALLGLRTSALAYNNIADLDIDSQNPRTWNRPLIRGAVRVSDAWWLVVVGSVIYFVSAVLLNRWTALLSPIPWLIAMSYSGAKRKHSFPHLHLGLTLALAVAGGTIAVAGNAPFMEVLARIPWAFFFGVLFWVAGFDTIYTIMDYEFDVKHGVGSIPARFGIEKALKIALAFHLLAIGLFGLAGFLYGLGRVYLAGWLVASALILYENAIVWKSLDNVPKAFNLNIPIGLILTLSAIADKLLGGI
- a CDS encoding ABC transporter permease, with amino-acid sequence MRGWLYLFLFALASWLVLSHLYPALIPTPAETLAFYREVGLSLILSSLLLTLYHSFSGFLVASLLTGLAMLLALYSKAFRDFLNALNVFLQSVSVLVWTIVFIMLFGVTSSIATILVTAMASFPALLSAGVSSSEKVIEKYRPLIVLLKPSKLQLYRHFIVPGTLPEMVSAGRVALGIALRISVVAEAFGSAGGIGYQLVYSYDLGIKAGVFAWALLLIALMIALDQLLLRRLEEWVKGWYW
- the ubiE gene encoding bifunctional demethylmenaquinone methyltransferase/2-methoxy-6-polyprenyl-1,4-benzoquinol methylase UbiE; this translates as MVKELFDSIAERYDLTNRLISLGLDRLWRRKACEEVLKSLKVRERPLKILDVACGTGDMMLCMRKRLEKRNLSGEFYGLDCSEEMLRIARRKVPFARLSVGTAEEMPYPDGSFDIVSVAFGLRNFSDREKAIKELHRVLKPGGRLVILEFSKNPSLLGKMAWLYTRTVVPIIGKLTTGNEKAYEHLVSSIDAFSSPEELRGEFEKRGFRAKRLRWLFPRIAFILVLERL
- a CDS encoding NAD-dependent epimerase/dehydratase family protein codes for the protein MILVFGGTGFIGSFVSSRLSGVDEVVLAVRRSVEGFKTVRFSESSEIPALIERLNPDVVVNFIGVLRGDYQTAHVEIPRLIAEGVRRTGSRLIHTSALGADENSRVPYFRTKALGERAVREVKNHAIVRPSFVLGQGQRLFRDAIRFKVFPNLKTPVQPIDLRDLAGLHLKLVEGKKGKFNACGGEVISLGELVRKVMEGAGKRMLLLPAPERVLRLLGRLDGSLLMALTENTCERNDALELLGALRSLDESIKWTAEGLR
- a CDS encoding ABC transporter substrate-binding protein, giving the protein MRKALALLLIGLVVMVSGCISSNSTTNTSTKAELPTVKAATLLGGISTLDIMQAKGFDRENGFKVEVLRLGKTPDIIAALEKGETDFAVIPAEMAAKLAQSGVRIKIIGVDMFQNQAIIGKEDMNPAELRGKKIGAVVASGTFKLFQAYMKVLYNLTPEDYTVVNVPPGSVEDSLKSVDAVVIWEPIVSQLIVKNYTVIATFSELWNEARERGIVQGPPVMLVWVVREDFLEKHRDLVDAFIKAQIESAEFWKTHPAETKEIFGKLYHLDEKTLDLLYNRTEINDERLNDELITGIKSEWKLAYLGGYLKENPENLDIFYRG
- a CDS encoding ferritin gives rise to the protein MLSERMLKALNEQLNKELFSAYFYLGIAAYFKEKGLDGFASWMEAQAEEELGHAMKFYDYIFNRGGTVELERIEKPKQDFESPLKAFEAVYLHEVGVTQSIFKLVDLAEEEKDRATYQFLQWFVEEQVEEEASTKAIVDKLRIIGDNPHGLFMLDRELGARKAQLRTLLAQGG
- a CDS encoding ATP-binding cassette domain-containing protein, yielding MRNLKKSFSEPILDGVSLEVRAGEVVGLIGPNGTGKSTLVKILAGVENPDSGEVFVKNPSVLYQEDYLLPWKRLRDNVCLPARFRGRECRLEYVERLGLENYLDLYPKEVSGGTRRKASLLRALLMDFDVLILDEPFTGLDARSKEELLSIIRELANSGKGVLVVSHQLEELFKVADRVYLIGGRPAKIKKVLGREELGKGAL
- a CDS encoding class I SAM-dependent methyltransferase; this encodes MKYNLASYVYEPINGLLERPTGIRKARKRLISRAKGRVLELGVGTGLNLPFYRNVEEVLGVDISRKMLEKAKKKRAEVPVKLIQADARSLPFSDKSFETVVSTFFLCVVPEKERVIREINRVLKPNGFLLAMECSPPENRAFRALLSGISALTSRLTGTDFRTNIAQLLRVEGFNVEEERLVNGAVRLIRASPERE
- a CDS encoding UbiD family decarboxylase; its protein translation is MRDVRDYLEWLEARNELIRVSEELSPELEIPAFLRRAMYQKAGAVLFERVKGYPEWRVIGNLFTSVETVREALGVERLEEIGERPLKLMESLPLGFADKLSSLGKLKEMSAYLPKLVRKAEFTRNVVEDEPLNFVPAFKTWPMDGSRYLTYPLVCFSDPKGVNSISVYRVMLLDGERGVIHWQVHKRGSQAWRDYLERNDGKMPVAIAIGSDIGTLLTAVSPVPYPMDKLLFAGFVRGSGLELYRLPNGVLVPANAEAVIEGYVQVDELSEEGPFGDHFGFYDKPSERNELYPIFHAERIYYRDNPIYYGSVVGKPPLEDAVIGKAIERIFLPLMRVVLPEVVDVNFPEYGVFQGVAIVSIKKRYPGQGKKVLNALWGTGQMALTKVIVVVSDDINPHDIDQVIWAIASFVNPERDVLIIPHAHTDALDPAVPRPPLGSKLGIDATRKLPEEMDGRVVEEVKEDPEVLERLEGLFKKYLGGGDGL